The DNA region GTTCGGCCCCGTCATCGTCACCGCCCGCTTCTCGACCTTTGACGAGGTGGTGGAGCAGGCGAACCGTCTGCCCTTTGGCCTCGCCGCCTTCGCCTTCACGGAAAATGGGCGGCAGGCAAACCTGATCGCCGATGCGCTGGACAGCGGCATGGTCGGCATCAACACGACGATGATCGCTGCCGCCGACAGCCCGTTCCAGGGGGTCAAGGAAAGCGGCCACGGCTCCGAAGACGGGCCGGAAGGGGTCGCCGCCTGCCTCGTCACCAAAGCCATCCATCAAGCGTGAAAGCGATATCATGACCGAAACCACGGCAACCCCAAAAAACGGCGGCGCGCAGGGCTATCTACGCATCGCGACCGAAGAAGCCTTTTCCACGCCCGAACTTACCGCCGCCTTCCGCGACGAACTGGATGCGCCCGATGTCGATCCCGGCTTCCAGAGCCTGATCGGCTTCTACCTCGATCACCCCGCGCCGCGCCCGCAATATATCGCGCAAAAGCTGCTGGAACTGGGCGACGAGCGGATCGCGGAGATGGACGCGCGCGGCATCGACCGGCAGGTATTGGCGCTGACCGCGCCCGCCACCAACGCGCTGCGCGATCCCGACCGGGCGACCATGGTCGCGGAAACGGCTAACGATCGGCTCTACGACGCCATCCAAAAATATCCCGACCGGCTGAGCGGCATGGCCGCCTGCGCCCCGCAAGACCCCAGGCGCGCGGCGAAGGAGATAGAGCGCGCGGTGACGAAGCTGGGCCTCAACGCCGTCATCATCAACAGCCATATATTGGGCGAATATCTCGACAATCCCAAATTCGCCGAAGTGCTCGAAGCGGCCGAGGCGATGGACGCGCCCATCTACATCCACCCCAACACGCCGCCCGCCGCCATGATCGGCCCCATGCTGGAGGCGGGCCTGGACGGCGCGATCTTCGGTTTCGGCGTCGAAACCGGGATGCACGCCCTGCGCATCATCACGTCGGGCGTGCTGGATCGCTATCCCAAATTGCAGATCGTCATCGGCCATATGGGCGAAGCGCTGCCCTACTGGATGTACCGGCTCGACTTCATGCATCGCGCCGGCGTCAGCACCGGACGCTACGAAAGCATGAAGCCGCTCAAGAAGGAAAAAGTCTCCAACTATCTCAAGGAGAATTTTCACATCACCAATAGCGGCGTCGCCTGGGAACCGGCGATCAAGTTCGCGCAAAGCGTGATCGGCGAAGACCGCGTGCTTTATGCCATGGACTTCCCCTATCAATGCCCGGTCGAGGAAGTGGTCGCGCTCGACAATATGGACATGCCGCTCGCCACCAAGAAGAAATTCTTCCAGACCAATGCCGAGGCGCTGTTCAAGATCACATGAGCCAAGCCCAGACATTCGACTATGTGATCGTAGGAGCGGGATCGGCGGGCTGCGTGCTTGCCGCCCGCCTCAGCGAAGATCCCGCCAACCGCGTCCTTTTGATCGAGGCAGGCGGCGATCATCGCAAATTCCTGCTGACCATGCCGTTGGGCTTCATGCGCGCGCTATTCCAGCCGCGCTTCACCTGGGGCTTCTGGTCGGAACCGGAACCGCATATGGACGGTCGCAAACTGCCCCTGCCGCGCGGGCGAGTGCTGGGCGGATCGTCATCGATCAACGGCATGTTCTACATGCGTGGCCACAGCCGGGACTATGACATTTGGCGGCAGATGGGCTGCGAAGGGTGGAGCTACGCCGATGTCCTGCCCTATTTCAAGCGGATGGAAACAAGCTGGCGTGGCGCCGGTCCCTATCATGGCGACCAGGGACCGCTGAGCGTCGTACCGGTCGAAACCGCGCACCGGCTGCATGAGCCTCTGATGGCGACGGCCAGGGCGGCGGGCTTCGCCACGACCGACAATATCAATGGCCCGGTCGAGGAAGGCTTCGCGCGCGGCGAACTCACCATCGACGCCCAGGGCCGCCGTGCGAGCACCGCGCGGGCCTATCTGCAACCCGCCTTGGCGCGCTCGAACCTCACCGTCGTGACCGGCGCCCTGACCCGCCGCGTCCTGCTGGACGGCAAGCGTGCCACCGGCGTGGAATATGACCGGGACGGCGTTCGCACCATCGTCCAGGCTAAGCGCGAAGTGATCCTGTCCGGCGGCGCTTATAATTCGCCGCAACTGCTCATGCTGTCGGGTATCGGCCCGGCGGACGAATTGCGCGCCCACGGCATCACGGTGGCGCATGACCTGCCCGGCGTCGGTCGCAACCTCTCCGAACACCCCCGCGTGCCGGTGCATTTCACATTGAAGAAGCGCATCAGCTTCCTCAACCAACTTCGCGGCGACAAAGTCGCCCTTTCGGTCGCGCGCTGGTGGCTGACGGGGAAGGGGGCTTTCTCCAATCAGGTGAACAGCGCCAATCCGATCCTGAAAACCCGCCCCGATCTCGACCAGCCGGACATCCAGCTTTGGTGCAATCCGGTTCGCATGGACGCGCAAATCTGGTTCCCCGGCTACCGCAAGCGGCAGGAGGATCAGGTGACGGCGGACGTCATCCTGCTCCATCCCAACAGCCGCGGCCATGTGCGGCTGAAATCCGCCGATCCGGCCGACTATCCCGCGATTACGCTCAACAATTTCGCCGATCCCGCCGACCTGCGCACCGCGCGCGACGGCATCCGCATCGCCCGCCGCATCTACGCCACCCAGCCGCAGGCGGACCTGATCGGCAGCGAATTGCTGCCCGGTGCGGACAGGCAGAGCGACGAAGCGCTCGATGCGCATATCCGCGCAACTGCCGGGGTCACCCAGCATCCGGTCGGCACCTGTTCCATGGGCCATAGCGTGATGAGCGTGGTCGATCCGTACCTGCGGGTCCATGGCATCACCGGCCTGCGCGTGGTCGATGCGTCGATCATGCCCACGGTCCCGGGCGGCAACACCAACGCGCCGACCATCATGGTCGCGGAAAAAGCCGCCGACATGATCCTGGGCAAGACGCCCCCGCCGCAGGAAGACCCCCGGACGCACTCACCTTAATCCGTTCGCTTCGAGCGCAGTCGAGAAGCCTATAGCGCAGCGTCCGTGTTCAGCTTGGCTGAACTCGGCTTGGCCTCGTTTCTCGACTTCGCTCAACCCTTACTCAGCACAAGCCCATCAAAGCCCGATCGTCACCGCCTTCAACTCGGTATAGGCCTCCACCCCCGCACGGCCATTTTCGCGGCCCCAGCCCGACTGTTTGAACCCGCCCAGCGGCATCGCCGGATCGACGCCAAAGCCGCCATTGATCCGCACCGTCCCCGCCTTGATCCGCTTGGCCAGGCGCAGGGCGTTGGACAGATTCTGCGTCCAGATGCCCGACGACAGGCCATAGTCGGTGGCGTTGGCCGACTGCGCGATCCGCTCGATATCCTCATCGCCAAAGCGCATCGCGCACAGCACCGGTCCGAAAATCTCCTCCTGCACCACCTTCATGTCCGGCTGCGTCTGCGTCAGCACGGTGGGCTGGACGAAATAGCCATCGCCATCGATCGCCGCACCGCCCATGCTGACGGTCGCCCCTTGCGCCGCCCCGCTGCCGACATAATCGAGCACGCGATCGCGCTGCCTGGCACTGACCAGCGGCCCCATCTCCATCCCCGGCGTCAAGCCCGATCCGACCTTCAGCGTGCGGGCGCGCTGGGCAATGGCCTCCACCACCTGATCGAAATGCTTTTCATGCACATAAAGGCGCGACCCCGCCGCGCAGACCTGGCCCGCATTGCCGAATATGCCCATGGCGGCGGCCGGTATCGCCTTGCCCAGATCGGCATCGTCGAAGATGAAGGTCGGCGACTTGCCGCCCAGTTCCAGCGTCACGCGCTTCAAATTGCCGGTGGATGCCCGGACGATCCCCTTGCCCACCATGGTCGATCCCGTAAAGCTGACCTTGTCCACGCCCGCATGATCGACCAGCGCCGCCCCGGCGGTCGCGCCATAGCCGGTCACGATATTCACGACGCCCTCGGGGAACCCCGCCTGCGCGATCAAGTCGCCCAGCTTGGCGGCGGTCAGCGGCGTCTGTTCGGCCGGTTTCAGCACCACCGTGCACCCCGCCGCCAGCGCGGGCGCGATCTTCGCCACCGCCATGACGAAGGGGAAGTTCCACGGCACGATCGCGCCCACCACGCCGATCGGTTCGCGCAGCGACATGGCCTGCCATTCGCCGGGCCAGGACAGGTCCATCGTCTCGCCCGTGATCTTCGTCGCCCAGCCCGCATTGTAACGCAATTGGTCGGCCGCCCCCATGACTCCGGCGAATTTCGCCATCATGAACGGCATCCCATTGTCCAGCGTCTCGGTCAGCGCGATGACCTCGCCCTGCGCTTCGATCAAATCGGCCAGTTTCATGAGCAGGCGAGCACGCTGGTTGGGCGGGGTCGCCGCCCATCGGTCGAACGCCCGCCGCGCCGCCATCACCGCGCGGTCGATATCCTCCGCGCCGCCGCTCGCGACAAGCGCGAAATTCCCGCCGGTCGCCGGATTCTCGACATCGAACGTCTCACCCGACGCCGCATCGACAAAGGCGCCGTCGATGAACAACTGGCGCGGCTTGGCGGCCAGATCGGCCTCCAGCGCGGCAAGCGTGTCGGGCGAAAAGGGGGAGGGCGCGTTCATGACAGGGTCAACCTTTGGCACGGGTGGAACGGATCTCGGTGAACAGGCCGTTCGCACCTCCCATGAAGATGTCCAGCCCATCGATGAACATGACCGGCGTGCAGATCGCCAGCATCATGATGTGCACGCCCCGCGCCCTCTGCGCGCCGATAAAGATCTGGATCGGGAAAGATGTCACGGCGTCGCTCCCCAGGGACAAGCGGATTTCTGACGACCGCTCTTCTGGTTGTTGAGTAATCAACAAATTAGCGACATGTCAATCCGTCGTGCGGCCGTCCACGCGATAGCCGCGCACCAGCGCCTGCAACCCGATCTCGAAGCTCGCGTCGAAATCCATCATATCGTCCAGGAAATCATGCATCGGCCCATTGTTCGCAAAGGCCGACCAGCCCAGCACCAGCGAAATGACCGACGCCTGGACATGCAGCGCATCGGCGCGGGCCAGTCCCAGCAGGGTCAGCGGCCGGGCGATCGCCTCCGCCCGTTCGTCCGTACTGCGCGCATCCTGGGGGCGGCCATTGGCGCAGATGCGCGCGCCGTCGCGATGCGCGGTCATCGCCCGCCGCAACGACCGGCCAAAGGCGATCAGCCATCCGCGCCAGTCCGAACATGGCCTGATCGCGCCCAGAGCCTCGCCATAGATGCGGTGCGACATCAGGCCGATCAACTCGGCCTTGTCACCGATATGCCAGTAGAGCGCGGGCGCCTGTACCGCCAATCGATCGGC from Sphingobium sp. HWE2-09 includes:
- a CDS encoding aldehyde dehydrogenase family protein; translation: MNAPSPFSPDTLAALEADLAAKPRQLFIDGAFVDAASGETFDVENPATGGNFALVASGGAEDIDRAVMAARRAFDRWAATPPNQRARLLMKLADLIEAQGEVIALTETLDNGMPFMMAKFAGVMGAADQLRYNAGWATKITGETMDLSWPGEWQAMSLREPIGVVGAIVPWNFPFVMAVAKIAPALAAGCTVVLKPAEQTPLTAAKLGDLIAQAGFPEGVVNIVTGYGATAGAALVDHAGVDKVSFTGSTMVGKGIVRASTGNLKRVTLELGGKSPTFIFDDADLGKAIPAAAMGIFGNAGQVCAAGSRLYVHEKHFDQVVEAIAQRARTLKVGSGLTPGMEMGPLVSARQRDRVLDYVGSGAAQGATVSMGGAAIDGDGYFVQPTVLTQTQPDMKVVQEEIFGPVLCAMRFGDEDIERIAQSANATDYGLSSGIWTQNLSNALRLAKRIKAGTVRINGGFGVDPAMPLGGFKQSGWGRENGRAGVEAYTELKAVTIGL
- a CDS encoding GMC family oxidoreductase, translated to MSQAQTFDYVIVGAGSAGCVLAARLSEDPANRVLLIEAGGDHRKFLLTMPLGFMRALFQPRFTWGFWSEPEPHMDGRKLPLPRGRVLGGSSSINGMFYMRGHSRDYDIWRQMGCEGWSYADVLPYFKRMETSWRGAGPYHGDQGPLSVVPVETAHRLHEPLMATARAAGFATTDNINGPVEEGFARGELTIDAQGRRASTARAYLQPALARSNLTVVTGALTRRVLLDGKRATGVEYDRDGVRTIVQAKREVILSGGAYNSPQLLMLSGIGPADELRAHGITVAHDLPGVGRNLSEHPRVPVHFTLKKRISFLNQLRGDKVALSVARWWLTGKGAFSNQVNSANPILKTRPDLDQPDIQLWCNPVRMDAQIWFPGYRKRQEDQVTADVILLHPNSRGHVRLKSADPADYPAITLNNFADPADLRTARDGIRIARRIYATQPQADLIGSELLPGADRQSDEALDAHIRATAGVTQHPVGTCSMGHSVMSVVDPYLRVHGITGLRVVDASIMPTVPGGNTNAPTIMVAEKAADMILGKTPPPQEDPRTHSP
- a CDS encoding amidohydrolase family protein, which translates into the protein MTETTATPKNGGAQGYLRIATEEAFSTPELTAAFRDELDAPDVDPGFQSLIGFYLDHPAPRPQYIAQKLLELGDERIAEMDARGIDRQVLALTAPATNALRDPDRATMVAETANDRLYDAIQKYPDRLSGMAACAPQDPRRAAKEIERAVTKLGLNAVIINSHILGEYLDNPKFAEVLEAAEAMDAPIYIHPNTPPAAMIGPMLEAGLDGAIFGFGVETGMHALRIITSGVLDRYPKLQIVIGHMGEALPYWMYRLDFMHRAGVSTGRYESMKPLKKEKVSNYLKENFHITNSGVAWEPAIKFAQSVIGEDRVLYAMDFPYQCPVEEVVALDNMDMPLATKKKFFQTNAEALFKIT
- a CDS encoding TetR/AcrR family transcriptional regulator C-terminal domain-containing protein; the encoded protein is MGRRTETGLDRDAVVAAAFAVVAEAGLDGLSMRRLADRLAVQAPALYWHIGDKAELIGLMSHRIYGEALGAIRPCSDWRGWLIAFGRSLRRAMTAHRDGARICANGRPQDARSTDERAEAIARPLTLLGLARADALHVQASVISLVLGWSAFANNGPMHDFLDDMMDFDASFEIGLQALVRGYRVDGRTTD